In one Haloplanus salinus genomic region, the following are encoded:
- a CDS encoding Lrp/AsnC family transcriptional regulator, translated as MDDLDRRILGILRRDSRTPYTEIADRVGTSEGTVRNRVERLVDEGIIERFTVATRTGNVKAMIEVSVAVDVDTTDVSARMAEWSEVDFVWQVSGEADIVMVVDAADTSAVNDLITKARDLDEVQNTKTRLILDERLG; from the coding sequence ATGGACGACTTAGACCGGCGGATCCTGGGCATCCTCCGACGGGATTCGCGCACGCCGTACACCGAAATCGCGGACCGGGTCGGCACGTCCGAAGGGACGGTCCGCAACCGCGTGGAGCGACTGGTCGACGAAGGGATCATCGAGCGGTTTACCGTGGCCACGCGCACCGGGAACGTGAAGGCGATGATCGAAGTCTCCGTCGCCGTCGACGTCGATACGACCGACGTCTCCGCCCGCATGGCCGAGTGGAGCGAGGTGGACTTCGTCTGGCAAGTGTCCGGCGAGGCGGACATCGTCATGGTCGTCGACGCCGCCGATACGAGCGCGGTGAACGACCTCATCACGAAAGCGCGGGACTTGGACGAGGTCCAGAACACGAAGACGCGGCTGATTCTGGACGAACGACTGGGGTGA
- a CDS encoding DUF5778 family protein produces MSDSDVLDADLYQRTKALLEPGDIDLAGAIVHTDLSGQEDLEMHELTVELNEVIAAHAGEGEAYIYAGNDDPSFSSNQFQGLTVDDDAFVWECQQLLRNGTFDIVFYYEADLDQDALVAAIRDRGYEVTSVVLDEDDRVEVEE; encoded by the coding sequence ATGAGCGACTCCGACGTACTCGACGCCGACCTCTACCAACGGACGAAGGCGCTCCTCGAACCCGGCGACATCGACCTCGCGGGCGCCATCGTCCATACCGACCTCTCGGGGCAGGAGGACCTGGAGATGCACGAACTGACGGTCGAGTTGAACGAGGTGATCGCCGCCCACGCCGGCGAGGGCGAGGCGTACATCTACGCCGGCAACGACGATCCGAGCTTCTCTTCGAACCAGTTCCAGGGCCTCACGGTCGACGACGACGCCTTCGTCTGGGAGTGTCAACAGCTCCTCCGGAACGGGACGTTCGACATCGTGTTCTACTACGAAGCCGACTTGGATCAGGATGCGCTGGTCGCGGCGATCCGTGACCGGGGGTACGAAGTGACGAGCGTCGTCCTCGACGAGGACGACCGGGTGGAAGTCGAGGAGTAG
- a CDS encoding molybdopterin biosynthesis protein — protein MTDRKQFRDLRPPAEAREAIASLDLDPDPETVPLDEARGRVLAERIDAELDVPGFGRASVDGYAVRARDTFGADEADPAVLDQVGTVHAGTEPDVEVREGTCAEISTGAVMPDGADAVVMVERTDEHTDGIAIRTSVAPGDRVMVAGTDVAAGSRALGPGTLLTPREIGLLSALGVDAVPVRGNPTVGIVSTGDELVRPGEDLHSAAGQIYDVNSYTIAAGVEEAGGEAVLYPHAGDDYDEMERLLVEAADDCDLVLSSGSTSASAVDVIYRVIEDEGELLLHGVSVKPGKPMLIGRLDDSAYVGLPGYPVSALTIFRTFVAPAIRSAAGRPEPRTATVDGRMAVQERYSEGRTRLMPVGLLADGAGDTLVYPVDKGSGATTSLVEADGVVEVDADTEYLAEGETVTVQLFSPDVRAPSLLGVGEDDPTLSRLLDAVENPRYLDVGSREGRRRLRNGVPDVAVVSGPSDRDVDAVDLGGWTREWGLVVPAGNPEGIDGLADLVDRDLRFSNRARDAGLRASLDAALDGLADERGVDRRDLTDAVEGYDLTVKGVESPARKVLAGAAAAGLGLRTTAERLDCGFVPLGVESVRVLANPDRTAKPGVEALRTVLDADLDAVAASLPGVDG, from the coding sequence ATGACGGACCGCAAGCAGTTCCGCGACCTCCGCCCGCCCGCGGAGGCCCGGGAAGCGATCGCGAGCCTCGACCTCGACCCCGATCCGGAGACCGTCCCCCTCGACGAGGCACGGGGGCGCGTCCTCGCCGAGCGGATCGACGCCGAACTCGACGTGCCCGGCTTCGGCCGGGCGAGCGTCGACGGCTACGCCGTCCGCGCCCGCGACACCTTCGGCGCCGACGAGGCCGATCCCGCCGTCCTCGATCAGGTCGGCACCGTCCACGCCGGCACCGAACCGGACGTCGAGGTGCGTGAGGGCACCTGTGCCGAAATCTCGACCGGCGCCGTGATGCCCGACGGCGCCGACGCCGTAGTGATGGTAGAGCGGACCGACGAGCACACGGACGGTATCGCGATCCGCACCTCGGTCGCCCCCGGCGACCGCGTGATGGTCGCGGGCACGGACGTGGCCGCCGGCTCCCGCGCCCTCGGCCCCGGCACCCTGCTCACGCCCCGCGAGATCGGTCTGCTCTCGGCGCTCGGCGTCGACGCGGTCCCCGTCCGCGGCAACCCCACGGTCGGCATCGTCTCCACCGGCGACGAACTCGTCCGCCCCGGCGAGGACCTACACAGCGCAGCGGGACAGATCTACGACGTGAACTCCTACACCATCGCCGCTGGCGTCGAGGAGGCCGGCGGCGAGGCGGTGCTCTACCCCCACGCCGGCGACGACTACGACGAGATGGAGCGCCTCCTCGTCGAGGCGGCCGACGACTGTGATCTCGTCCTCTCCTCCGGTTCGACCTCCGCCAGCGCCGTCGACGTGATCTATCGCGTCATCGAGGACGAGGGGGAACTCCTCCTCCACGGCGTCTCGGTCAAGCCGGGCAAGCCGATGCTGATCGGCCGCCTCGACGACTCCGCGTACGTCGGCCTCCCGGGCTACCCCGTCTCCGCGCTCACCATCTTCCGTACCTTCGTCGCGCCGGCGATCAGGTCGGCCGCCGGCCGCCCAGAGCCGCGAACCGCGACGGTCGACGGGCGGATGGCCGTCCAGGAGCGGTACAGCGAGGGCCGGACCCGCCTGATGCCCGTCGGACTCCTCGCGGACGGCGCCGGCGACACCCTCGTCTACCCCGTCGACAAGGGCAGCGGCGCGACCACGAGCCTCGTCGAGGCCGACGGCGTCGTCGAAGTCGACGCCGACACCGAGTACCTCGCCGAGGGCGAGACGGTGACGGTACAGCTGTTCTCGCCGGACGTACGCGCCCCCTCGCTCCTCGGCGTCGGCGAGGACGACCCCACGCTCTCGCGGCTCCTCGACGCGGTCGAGAACCCCCGCTATCTCGACGTGGGGAGCCGCGAGGGTCGGCGCCGCCTGCGTAACGGCGTCCCCGACGTGGCCGTCGTTTCCGGCCCGTCGGACCGCGACGTCGACGCCGTGGACCTCGGCGGCTGGACCCGCGAGTGGGGGCTGGTCGTCCCCGCCGGCAACCCCGAGGGGATCGACGGGCTGGCCGACCTCGTCGACCGTGACCTGCGCTTCAGCAACCGCGCCCGCGACGCCGGCCTGCGCGCGAGCCTCGACGCCGCACTCGACGGACTGGCCGACGAGCGTGGAGTCGACCGCCGCGACCTGACCGACGCCGTCGAGGGGTACGACCTGACGGTCAAAGGGGTCGAGAGCCCGGCGCGAAAGGTGCTCGCGGGCGCGGCGGCCGCCGGCCTCGGCCTCCGGACGACGGCCGAGCGCCTCGACTGTGGGTTCGTTCCCCTCGGCGTCGAGTCGGTTCGCGTCCTCGCCAACCCCGACCGGACCGCAAAGCCGGGCGTCGAGGCGCTGCGAACCGTCCTCGACGCCGACCTCGACGCGGTGGCGGCGTCGCTCCCCGGCGTCGACGGCTGA
- the lwrS gene encoding LWR-salt protein — protein sequence MTAAYVFRVTFGLDTAGVDVDPGRFETVVTKPAVEPGTAGWLFFRDELWRGEVNDERHLRSLATDWLGVPVESVSFSELRVDEASLDALREAIAASSEFDDSPRAVLHAHLGSSIRVE from the coding sequence ATGACCGCCGCGTACGTCTTCCGGGTGACGTTCGGCCTCGACACGGCTGGCGTCGACGTCGATCCCGGGCGGTTCGAGACGGTGGTGACGAAACCCGCCGTCGAACCGGGGACGGCGGGCTGGCTGTTTTTCCGGGACGAACTGTGGCGGGGCGAGGTGAACGACGAGCGACACCTGCGGTCGCTGGCGACGGACTGGCTCGGCGTCCCGGTCGAGTCGGTGTCGTTCAGCGAACTCCGGGTCGACGAGGCGTCCCTCGACGCGCTCCGGGAGGCGATTGCGGCCTCGTCCGAGTTCGACGATTCGCCGCGGGCGGTTCTGCACGCGCATCTCGGGAGTTCGATCCGGGTCGAGTGA
- the hemA gene encoding glutamyl-tRNA reductase, whose translation MTTGVIQGVTVAHGRATVDEIESAAAVDEETAVHDLLARDGVDEAFALQTCNRAEAYVVTESAADGRAALTDFAPDVRDGSVREMDHETSLRHLMRVATGLESLVLGEDQVIGQLRQAFETARGVGGVGPVLDPALTKAIHVGERARTETEINEGVVSLGSAAVELADRERDLDGATALVVGAGEMGRIAAQAFDDTGVSTIVVANRTVPHAAHLADEVTTTARAVPLDVTPDAAARADVLVTATDSPDPILDRAALASAGRTLVIDLAQPRDVDPAVRELDGVDAYDIDSLEAITDRTRAQRREAAETVERMIDEEFDRLLDSFKRRQADAAIGAMYESAEMVKERELRTAVSRLESQGELTDEQRETVASLADALVGQLLAAPTKSLRDAAAEDDWNTIQTALSLFDPEFGGEEAAPPTAERPRESLDADDIPQHVLDRIGEE comes from the coding sequence GTGACGACAGGTGTAATCCAGGGTGTGACGGTCGCCCACGGTCGGGCGACCGTCGACGAAATCGAGTCGGCTGCCGCGGTAGACGAGGAGACGGCCGTCCACGATCTGTTGGCGCGCGACGGCGTCGACGAGGCGTTCGCCCTCCAGACCTGTAACCGTGCGGAGGCGTACGTCGTCACGGAGTCGGCCGCCGACGGCCGGGCCGCACTCACGGATTTCGCCCCCGACGTACGGGACGGCTCGGTCCGCGAGATGGACCACGAAACCAGCCTCCGGCATCTGATGCGCGTCGCCACGGGCCTAGAATCGCTCGTCCTCGGCGAGGATCAGGTCATCGGTCAGCTTCGCCAGGCGTTCGAGACGGCACGCGGCGTCGGTGGGGTCGGTCCCGTCCTCGATCCCGCGCTCACGAAGGCGATACACGTCGGCGAGCGCGCACGGACGGAGACGGAGATCAACGAGGGCGTCGTGTCGTTGGGGAGCGCCGCGGTGGAACTCGCCGACCGCGAGCGCGACCTCGACGGCGCGACGGCGCTCGTCGTCGGCGCGGGCGAGATGGGCCGCATCGCCGCACAGGCGTTCGACGACACCGGCGTCTCGACCATCGTCGTCGCCAACCGGACGGTGCCACACGCCGCCCACCTCGCCGACGAGGTGACGACGACGGCCCGGGCCGTCCCGCTCGACGTGACGCCGGACGCCGCCGCGCGGGCTGACGTCCTCGTGACGGCCACGGATAGCCCGGACCCCATCCTCGACCGGGCGGCGCTCGCGAGTGCGGGGCGGACGCTCGTCATCGACCTCGCCCAACCGCGGGACGTGGACCCGGCAGTCCGTGAACTCGACGGCGTGGACGCCTACGACATCGACTCCCTGGAGGCGATCACCGACCGGACGCGGGCACAGCGACGCGAGGCCGCCGAGACGGTCGAACGGATGATCGACGAGGAGTTCGACCGCCTGCTCGACTCGTTCAAGCGCCGGCAGGCCGACGCGGCCATCGGGGCCATGTACGAGAGCGCCGAGATGGTAAAGGAGCGGGAGCTCCGGACGGCGGTTTCGCGGCTGGAGTCACAGGGCGAGTTGACCGACGAACAGCGGGAGACGGTGGCGTCGCTGGCCGACGCGCTCGTCGGCCAGTTGCTCGCCGCGCCGACCAAGAGCCTCCGCGATGCCGCCGCCGAGGACGACTGGAACACGATCCAGACCGCCCTCAGCCTCTTCGACCCCGAGTTCGGTGGCGAGGAGGCGGCGCCCCCGACGGCCGAGCGCCCGCGGGAGTCGCTCGACGCCGACGACATCCCACAACACGTTCTCGACCGGATCGGCGAGGAGTGA
- a CDS encoding molybdopterin molybdotransferase MoeA has protein sequence MSQDDLERAGFKDRTRVAEALATVLDAVTGHDRTDRVALGRADGRVLAETVTAPTPVPGYDRAAMDGYAVRAEDTFGASGRSPAVLREGTDAVAPGEAVRVHTGSDLPDGADAVVMIEETEAVGPEVEVFDAVAEGENVGDVGEDVAEGEKLYEPGHRIRPSDLGLLKSVGVDQATVYEPPTVGVVPTGEELVQHDPGPGEVIETNGLTVSRLAGRWGAVPTYRNVVDDDPNAIRAAIQRDLAKDVVVTTGGSSVGERDYTPEVVDELGEVLVHGVALKPGHPVALGVVEGTPVVMLPGYPVACIVNAVQFLRPILKAAGNMPVPDQPTAEARLERKISSEPGTRTFARVRLSEDGGDRVAEPTRASGSGVLSSVALADGWVVVPEEREGYDAGETVPVENWEWSA, from the coding sequence ATGAGTCAAGACGATCTCGAACGCGCGGGGTTCAAAGACCGCACCCGCGTCGCCGAGGCTTTGGCGACCGTCCTCGACGCCGTCACCGGCCACGACCGGACCGATCGGGTGGCGCTCGGCCGCGCCGACGGCCGCGTCCTCGCCGAGACGGTGACCGCACCCACCCCCGTCCCGGGGTACGACCGCGCCGCCATGGACGGCTACGCCGTCCGCGCCGAGGACACCTTCGGCGCCTCCGGGCGCTCGCCGGCCGTCCTCCGCGAGGGCACGGACGCCGTCGCCCCCGGCGAGGCCGTCCGCGTCCACACCGGAAGCGACCTGCCCGACGGCGCCGACGCCGTCGTCATGATCGAGGAGACGGAGGCGGTCGGCCCGGAGGTCGAGGTGTTCGACGCCGTCGCGGAGGGCGAGAACGTCGGCGACGTCGGCGAGGACGTGGCCGAGGGCGAGAAACTGTACGAACCGGGTCACCGCATCCGCCCCTCCGACCTCGGCCTGCTGAAGTCCGTCGGCGTCGATCAGGCCACCGTCTACGAACCGCCGACGGTCGGCGTCGTCCCGACCGGCGAGGAACTCGTCCAGCACGACCCGGGACCGGGCGAGGTGATCGAGACAAACGGGCTCACCGTCTCCCGACTCGCGGGCCGGTGGGGGGCCGTTCCCACGTACCGGAACGTCGTCGACGACGACCCCAACGCCATCCGCGCCGCCATCCAGCGGGACTTGGCGAAAGACGTCGTCGTCACCACCGGCGGCTCCTCGGTCGGCGAACGCGACTACACGCCCGAAGTCGTCGACGAGTTGGGCGAGGTGCTCGTCCACGGCGTCGCCCTCAAGCCCGGTCACCCCGTCGCGCTCGGCGTCGTCGAGGGGACGCCCGTCGTGATGCTCCCCGGCTACCCCGTCGCCTGCATCGTCAACGCCGTCCAGTTCCTGCGTCCGATCCTGAAGGCCGCCGGCAACATGCCCGTGCCCGACCAGCCGACCGCCGAGGCGCGGCTGGAGCGAAAGATTTCGAGCGAGCCCGGCACGCGGACGTTCGCACGGGTCCGGCTCTCCGAGGACGGCGGCGACCGCGTCGCCGAACCCACCCGCGCCAGCGGGTCGGGCGTCCTCTCCAGCGTCGCCCTCGCGGACGGCTGGGTCGTCGTCCCCGAGGAACGGGAGGGGTACGACGCCGGCGAGACCGTCCCCGTCGAGAACTGGGAGTGGTCGGCGTGA
- a CDS encoding DUF7522 family protein, with the protein MRDMYPETNISEEMADSIVSAARTGLGDTLRSVVHFSPSAFGVLYTRQDLYDTAERAIEAKSRLVEFERTGFAEGPVRTALAGAAGGSDIGAYEFTVRFHDDGFVVRIIQGDAGVLLTTDDMDVAAFEDAATAIRRLLTGA; encoded by the coding sequence ATGAGAGATATGTACCCCGAGACGAACATCAGCGAGGAGATGGCCGACAGCATCGTGAGCGCCGCCCGAACCGGCCTCGGGGACACGCTCCGGAGCGTGGTCCACTTTTCACCGTCGGCGTTCGGCGTGCTCTACACCCGCCAGGATCTCTACGACACCGCCGAGCGCGCCATCGAGGCGAAGTCGCGACTGGTCGAATTCGAGCGAACCGGCTTCGCAGAGGGTCCGGTTCGGACGGCCCTCGCGGGCGCGGCTGGCGGGTCGGACATCGGCGCCTACGAGTTCACCGTTCGCTTTCACGACGACGGGTTCGTCGTCCGGATCATCCAGGGTGACGCCGGCGTCCTCCTCACCACCGACGACATGGACGTCGCCGCCTTCGAGGACGCAGCGACCGCCATCAGGCGCCTGCTGACCGGTGCGTGA
- a CDS encoding HalOD1 output domain-containing protein: MSSQRTVLHVDDDPAVLDLSSDWAAAHDEINWLTASDPGTGMELLSTRDVDCLVSDSIRAADDPFVSRVATTFPDLPVVLFTSMDCEALDPAVREAGAAYVTKGSTAPFDALFDRVQSLADDAGTSTAPAAPAPRATTRAAGDDADPTDRWIPIGRYRPAAGDDPTTTIVTAVAEYTDRDTSTLPPLYDAIDAEALAALLGSNTERRRDHVQVRFVYADQELAVTGDGFVLARQ, from the coding sequence GTGTCTTCCCAGCGTACCGTTCTCCACGTGGACGACGATCCGGCCGTGCTCGACCTGTCGAGCGACTGGGCCGCCGCCCACGACGAGATCAACTGGCTGACGGCGTCCGATCCGGGCACCGGCATGGAGCTCCTGTCGACCCGCGACGTCGACTGCCTCGTCAGCGACTCGATCCGGGCCGCCGACGACCCCTTCGTTTCCCGCGTAGCGACTACCTTCCCCGACCTGCCGGTCGTCCTGTTTACCTCCATGGACTGCGAGGCGCTCGACCCCGCAGTCCGCGAGGCGGGGGCGGCGTACGTGACCAAGGGCTCGACCGCCCCGTTCGACGCCCTGTTCGACCGAGTGCAGTCCCTCGCCGACGACGCCGGCACCTCGACGGCGCCGGCTGCTCCGGCCCCTCGGGCAACCACCCGCGCCGCCGGCGACGACGCCGACCCGACCGACCGGTGGATTCCGATCGGCCGCTACCGGCCGGCGGCGGGCGACGATCCGACGACGACTATCGTCACCGCCGTCGCGGAGTACACCGACCGGGACACCTCGACGCTCCCGCCGCTGTACGACGCCATCGACGCCGAGGCGCTCGCGGCGCTCCTCGGCTCGAACACGGAACGGCGACGCGACCACGTGCAGGTCCGCTTCGTCTACGCCGACCAAGAACTCGCCGTGACCGGCGATGGGTTCGTCCTCGCGCGCCAGTAG
- a CDS encoding HAD family hydrolase: protein MVAHAYDFWLFDLDGTLVDVDPDYADAVFDRVGDRLGRSFSDREVEVLWHGLSGERTPQLREWGIDPEAFWAALHEAEDPEARAESTFLHDDADFVAELDRPVGLVTHCQEYLMEPVLDRLDIRDWFDTVVSCTHDVGWKPDPAPVYLAMADLGVETAADGVLAGDGPNDIGAAWNAGLDGVHVERHGPGRRGRCVLGDYRVRSFDELRAVWAPASD, encoded by the coding sequence ATGGTCGCACACGCCTACGACTTCTGGCTGTTCGACCTCGACGGGACGCTCGTGGACGTGGACCCCGACTACGCGGACGCGGTGTTCGACCGCGTCGGCGACCGGCTCGGCCGGTCGTTCTCGGACCGGGAGGTCGAGGTTCTCTGGCACGGGCTGTCGGGGGAGCGTACGCCCCAGCTCCGGGAGTGGGGCATCGACCCCGAGGCGTTCTGGGCCGCCCTCCACGAGGCCGAGGACCCCGAGGCCCGCGCGGAGTCGACGTTCCTCCACGACGACGCGGACTTCGTGGCCGAACTCGACCGCCCGGTCGGACTGGTCACCCACTGTCAGGAGTATCTGATGGAGCCGGTGCTCGACCGGCTGGACATCCGCGACTGGTTCGACACGGTCGTCTCCTGTACCCACGACGTGGGCTGGAAGCCCGACCCGGCACCGGTGTACCTGGCGATGGCGGATCTCGGCGTCGAGACGGCCGCCGACGGCGTCCTCGCCGGCGACGGCCCGAACGACATCGGCGCGGCGTGGAACGCCGGCCTCGACGGCGTCCACGTCGAGCGACACGGCCCGGGCCGTCGGGGACGCTGTGTCCTCGGCGACTACCGCGTGCGGTCGTTCGACGAACTCCGGGCCGTGTGGGCGCCGGCGAGCGACTGA
- the carA gene encoding glutamine-hydrolyzing carbamoyl-phosphate synthase small subunit, producing MSDAYLALEDGRVVEARGRVSGRTRGELVFTTAYTGYEESLTDPSYEEQVLTFSYPLIGNYGVREERFESDRIHPRAAIAREFTEDIVEWLDDEGVPAIDHLDTRDLVTAIREEGAMKCGIAVGPDVTPEDAKAELANCKGMSEHTDIGAQVSVDDPEVHEGGSAATVALIDCGAKGSIVESLLERDATVHVLPYDATPDDVAAVDPDVLFISNGPGDPENFAAAEGLVDAYVGDLPVAGICLGQQVVANALGGSTEKMAFGHRGVNQPVRDLASGRVVMTTQNHGYTVGDPGDQLTVTQVNVNDGTAEGLENEDLGVITRQYHPEANPGPHDSLDFFDDVLDLVSTDTAVATSD from the coding sequence ATGTCGGACGCCTACCTTGCCCTGGAGGACGGCCGCGTCGTCGAGGCGCGCGGTCGTGTTTCGGGTCGGACACGCGGCGAACTGGTCTTTACGACCGCATACACCGGATACGAGGAGAGCCTGACCGACCCCTCCTACGAGGAGCAGGTGCTCACCTTCTCCTACCCGCTCATCGGCAACTACGGCGTTCGGGAGGAGCGGTTCGAATCGGACCGGATTCACCCGCGCGCGGCCATCGCCCGCGAGTTCACCGAGGACATCGTCGAATGGCTCGACGACGAGGGGGTTCCCGCCATCGACCACCTGGATACGCGCGATCTCGTCACCGCCATCCGCGAGGAGGGGGCGATGAAGTGTGGCATCGCCGTCGGCCCCGATGTCACCCCCGAGGACGCGAAAGCCGAGCTCGCGAACTGCAAGGGCATGAGCGAGCACACGGACATCGGCGCGCAGGTGAGCGTCGACGACCCCGAGGTGCACGAGGGTGGATCGGCCGCGACGGTCGCCCTGATCGACTGCGGCGCCAAAGGCTCCATCGTGGAGTCGCTACTGGAGCGCGACGCGACGGTCCACGTGTTGCCGTACGACGCGACGCCCGACGACGTGGCGGCCGTCGACCCCGACGTGCTCTTCATCTCGAACGGTCCCGGCGACCCCGAGAACTTCGCAGCCGCGGAGGGGCTGGTCGACGCGTACGTCGGCGACCTGCCCGTCGCCGGCATCTGCCTCGGCCAACAGGTCGTCGCCAACGCCCTCGGCGGCAGCACGGAGAAGATGGCCTTCGGTCACCGCGGCGTCAACCAGCCCGTCCGCGACTTGGCGTCCGGGCGCGTCGTCATGACGACGCAGAACCACGGCTACACCGTCGGCGACCCCGGCGATCAGTTGACCGTGACGCAGGTGAACGTCAACGACGGCACCGCGGAGGGCCTCGAAAACGAGGACCTCGGCGTCATCACCCGTCAGTACCACCCCGAGGCAAACCCCGGCCCGCACGACTCCCTCGACTTCTTCGACGACGTACTCGATCTGGTGTCGACCGACACCGCCGTCGCCACGTCGGACTAA
- a CDS encoding 4a-hydroxytetrahydrobiopterin dehydratase yields the protein MPQRLDDDEIGRRLPDGWERNGDEIVRIYPFDDYLDGVTFATRVGEVADEEFHHPEIRIRYDEVEVRLTSHEAGGITDTDLRLANLFDDERR from the coding sequence ATGCCACAACGCCTCGACGACGACGAAATCGGCCGACGACTCCCCGACGGCTGGGAGCGCAACGGCGACGAGATCGTCCGCATCTACCCGTTCGACGACTACCTCGACGGCGTCACCTTCGCCACCCGCGTCGGCGAAGTCGCCGACGAGGAGTTCCACCACCCCGAGATTCGAATCCGCTACGACGAGGTTGAGGTGCGGCTGACGAGCCACGAAGCGGGCGGCATCACCGACACGGACCTTCGGCTGGCGAACCTGTTCGACGACGAACGCCGATGA